One genomic segment of Hemiscyllium ocellatum isolate sHemOce1 chromosome 49, sHemOce1.pat.X.cur, whole genome shotgun sequence includes these proteins:
- the LOC132837197 gene encoding histone H2B type 1-M-like, with amino-acid sequence MAEEKKGQVAKKGAKKAVKRAPAKGGRRRKRSRKESYSIYIYKVMKQVHPDTGISSKAMNIMNSFVKDIFERIAGEASRLAHYNKRSTISSREIQTAVRLLLPGELAKHAVSEGTKAVTKYTSSK; translated from the coding sequence ATGGCTGAGGAAAAGAAGGGTCAAGTTGCCAAGAAGGGCGCGAAGAAAGCGGTGAAGAGGGCGCCAGCGAAGGGCGGCAGGAGGAGGAAGCGGTCCAGGAAAGAAAGTTACTCCATCTACATCTACAAAGTGATGAAGCAGGTTCACcccgacaccggcatctcctccAAGGCCATGAACATCATGAACTCGTTCGTCAAAGATATTTTCGAACGCATCGCGGGGGAGGCTTCCCGCCTGGCCCATTACAACAAGCGCAGCACCATCAGCTCCCGGGAGATCCAGACCGCCGTGCGGCTGCTGCTGCCCGGGGAGCTGGCCAAGCACGCCGTGTCGGAGGGCACAAAGGCGGTGACCAAGTACACCAGCTCCAAGTGA